In a genomic window of Sus scrofa isolate TJ Tabasco breed Duroc chromosome 4, Sscrofa11.1, whole genome shotgun sequence:
- the APH1A gene encoding gamma-secretase subunit APH-1A isoform X1 has protein sequence MGAAVFFGCTFVAFGPAFALFLITVAGDPLRVIILVAGAFFWLVSLLLASVVWFILVHVTDRSDARLQYGLLIFGAAVSVLLQEVFRFAYYKLLKKADEGLASLSEDGRSPISIRQMAYVSGLSFGIISGVFSVINILADALGPGVVGIHGDSPYYFLTSAFLTAAIILLHTFWGVVFFDACERRRYWALGLVVGSHLLTSGLTFLNPWYEASLLPIYAVTVSMGLWAFITAGGSFRSIQRSLSCRRQEDSRVMVYSALRIPPED, from the exons ATGGGGGCCGCAGTGTTTTTTGGATGCACTTTCGTCGCTTTCGGTCCAGCCTTTGCGCTTTTCTTGATCACTGTGGCCGGAGACCCGCTTCGTGTCATCATCCTAGTCGCTGG GGCATTTTTCTGGCTGGTCTCCTTGCTCTTGGCCTCTGTAGTCTGGTTCATCTTGGTCCATGTGACCGACCGGTCAGATGCCCGGCTCCAGTATGGCCTCCTGATTTTTGGTGCTGCAGTTTCTGTCCTTCTACAGGAGGTGTTCCGCTTTGCCTACTACAAGCTGCTTAA gaaggCAGATGAGGGGTTAGCATCGCTGAGTGAGGACGGAAGATCACCCATCTCCATCCGGCAGATGGCCTATG tttCTGGTCTTTCCTTCGGTATCATCAGTGGTGTCTTCTCTGTTATCAATATTTTGGCTGATGCACTTGGGCCAGGTGTGGTTGGGATCCATGGAGACTCACCCTATTACTTCTTGACTTCAG CCTTTCTGACAGCAGCCATTATCCTGCTCCATACCTTTTGGGGAGTCGTGTTCTTTGATGCCTGTGAGAGGAGACGGTACTGGGCTTTGGGCCTGGTGGTTGGGAGTCACCTACTGACATCAGGACTG ACATTCCTGAACCCTTGGTACGAGGCAAGCCTGCTGCCCATCTATGCAGTCACTGTTTCCATGGGGCTCTGGGCCTTCATCACAGCTGGAGGGTCCTTCCGAAGTATCCAGCGCAGTCTCTCGT GCCGACGGCAGGAGGACAGTCGGGTGATGGTGTATTCTGCCCTGCGCATCCCACCCGAGGACTGA
- the CA14 gene encoding carbonic anhydrase 14 isoform X1: MLVFILLLKVMWILAAEDGQHWTYEGESRTQGLPTPLPPRDLFTWWEDLRHVGPHGQDHWPASYPECGSNAQSPINIQTDSVTFDPELLPLQPHGYEQPGTEPLDLHNNGHTVQLSLPPTLHLEGLPRKYVAAQLHLHWGQKGSPGGSEHKINGEATAAELHIVHYDSESYASLSEAAQQPQGLAVLGILVEVGETENPAYEHILSHLHEIRHKDQRTSVPPFNVRGLLPPLLAQFFRYNGSLTTPPCYQSVLWTVFNRRAQISMGQLEKLQEALFSTEEEPSQLLVQNYRAPQPLNQRIVLASFIQVGSLYTTGEMLSLGVGILVGCLCLLLAVYFIARKIRKKRLGNRKSVVFTSARAAEA, from the exons GTCAACACTGGACATATGAGGGTGAGAGCAGAACTCAAGGCCTACCGACACCCCTTCCGCCCCGGGACCTCTTCACCTGGTGGGAAGACTTACGCCATGTGG GCCCACACGGTCAAGACCATTGGCCAGCCTCTTACCCTGAATGTGGAAGCAATGCCCAGTCCCCCATCAATATCCAGACAGACAGTGTGACTTTTGACCCTGAGTTGCTACCTCTGCAACCCCATGGATATGAACAGCCTGGCACCGAGCCTTTGGACCTGCACAATAATGGCCACACAG TGCAACTCTCACTGCCTCCTACCCTACATCTGGAAGGACTGCCCCGAAAATATGTAGCTGCCCAGCTCCACCTGCACTGGGGTCAGAAAGGATCCCCAGGGGGCTCAGAGCACAAGATCAACGGCGAAGCTACCGCTGCAGAG ctCCACATCGTACATTATGATTCTGAGTCCTACGCTAGCTTGAGTGAAGCTGCTCAGCAGCCCCAAGGCCTGGCTGTCTTGGGCATCCTCGTTGAG GTGGGCGAGACTGAAAACCCAGCTTATGAACACATTCTGAGTCACCTGCATGAAATTAGGCACAAAG ATCAGAGGACCTCAGTGCCCCCCTTCAATGTGAGAGGGCTGCTCCCGCCCCTGCTGGCGCAGTTCTTCCGTTACAATGGCTCACTCACTACACCGCCCTGCTACCAGAGTGTGCTCTGGACAGTCTTCAATCGAAGGGCCCAGATTTCAATGGGACAG CTGGAAAAGCTTCAGGAGGCATTGTTCTCCACCGAAGAGGAGCCGTCTCAGCTCCTGGTACAGAACTACCGAGCCCCCCAGCCTCTCAACCAGCGAATAGTCTTGGCTTCTTTCATCCAAG TGGGATCCTTGTACACCACAG GGGAAATGCTGAGTCTGGGAGTGGGAATCTTGGTTGGCTGCCTCTGCCTTCTGCTGGCTGTTTATTTCATCGCTAGAAAGATTCG GAAGAAGAGACTGGGAAACCGGAAAAGTGTGGTGTTCACCTCAGCACGGGCCGCCGAGGCATAG
- the CA14 gene encoding carbonic anhydrase 14 isoform X4: MLVFILLLKVMWILAAEDGQHWTYEGESRTQGLPTPLPPRDLFTWWEDLRHVGPHGQDHWPASYPECGSNAQSPINIQTDSVTFDPELLPLQPHGYEQPGTEPLDLHNNGHTVQLSLPPTLHLEGLPRKYVAAQLHLHWGQKGSPGGSEHKINGEATAAELHIVHYDSESYASLSEAAQQPQGLAVLGILVEVGETENPAYEHILSHLHEIRHKAGKASGGIVLHRRGAVSAPGTELPSPPASQPANSLGFFHPSGILVHHRGNAESGSGNLGWLPLPSAGCLFHR, encoded by the exons GTCAACACTGGACATATGAGGGTGAGAGCAGAACTCAAGGCCTACCGACACCCCTTCCGCCCCGGGACCTCTTCACCTGGTGGGAAGACTTACGCCATGTGG GCCCACACGGTCAAGACCATTGGCCAGCCTCTTACCCTGAATGTGGAAGCAATGCCCAGTCCCCCATCAATATCCAGACAGACAGTGTGACTTTTGACCCTGAGTTGCTACCTCTGCAACCCCATGGATATGAACAGCCTGGCACCGAGCCTTTGGACCTGCACAATAATGGCCACACAG TGCAACTCTCACTGCCTCCTACCCTACATCTGGAAGGACTGCCCCGAAAATATGTAGCTGCCCAGCTCCACCTGCACTGGGGTCAGAAAGGATCCCCAGGGGGCTCAGAGCACAAGATCAACGGCGAAGCTACCGCTGCAGAG ctCCACATCGTACATTATGATTCTGAGTCCTACGCTAGCTTGAGTGAAGCTGCTCAGCAGCCCCAAGGCCTGGCTGTCTTGGGCATCCTCGTTGAG GTGGGCGAGACTGAAAACCCAGCTTATGAACACATTCTGAGTCACCTGCATGAAATTAGGCACAAAG CTGGAAAAGCTTCAGGAGGCATTGTTCTCCACCGAAGAGGAGCCGTCTCAGCTCCTGGTACAGAACTACCGAGCCCCCCAGCCTCTCAACCAGCGAATAGTCTTGGCTTCTTTCATCCAAG TGGGATCCTTGTACACCACAG GGGAAATGCTGAGTCTGGGAGTGGGAATCTTGGTTGGCTGCCTCTGCCTTCTGCTGGCTGTTTATTTCATCGCTAG
- the APH1A gene encoding gamma-secretase subunit APH-1A: MGAAVFFGCTFVAFGPAFALFLITVAGDPLRVIILVAGAFFWLVSLLLASVVWFILVHVTDRSDARLQYGLLIFGAAVSVLLQEVFRFAYYKLLKKADEGLASLSEDGRSPISIRQMAYVSGLSFGIISGVFSVINILADALGPGVVGIHGDSPYYFLTSAFLTAAIILLHTFWGVVFFDACERRRYWALGLVVGSHLLTSGLTFLNPWYEASLLPIYAVTVSMGLWAFITAGGSFRSIQRSLSCKD, translated from the exons ATGGGGGCCGCAGTGTTTTTTGGATGCACTTTCGTCGCTTTCGGTCCAGCCTTTGCGCTTTTCTTGATCACTGTGGCCGGAGACCCGCTTCGTGTCATCATCCTAGTCGCTGG GGCATTTTTCTGGCTGGTCTCCTTGCTCTTGGCCTCTGTAGTCTGGTTCATCTTGGTCCATGTGACCGACCGGTCAGATGCCCGGCTCCAGTATGGCCTCCTGATTTTTGGTGCTGCAGTTTCTGTCCTTCTACAGGAGGTGTTCCGCTTTGCCTACTACAAGCTGCTTAA gaaggCAGATGAGGGGTTAGCATCGCTGAGTGAGGACGGAAGATCACCCATCTCCATCCGGCAGATGGCCTATG tttCTGGTCTTTCCTTCGGTATCATCAGTGGTGTCTTCTCTGTTATCAATATTTTGGCTGATGCACTTGGGCCAGGTGTGGTTGGGATCCATGGAGACTCACCCTATTACTTCTTGACTTCAG CCTTTCTGACAGCAGCCATTATCCTGCTCCATACCTTTTGGGGAGTCGTGTTCTTTGATGCCTGTGAGAGGAGACGGTACTGGGCTTTGGGCCTGGTGGTTGGGAGTCACCTACTGACATCAGGACTG ACATTCCTGAACCCTTGGTACGAGGCAAGCCTGCTGCCCATCTATGCAGTCACTGTTTCCATGGGGCTCTGGGCCTTCATCACAGCTGGAGGGTCCTTCCGAAGTATCCAGCGCAGTCTCTCGTGTAAGGACTGA
- the CA14 gene encoding carbonic anhydrase 14 isoform X2 — MLVFILLLKVMWILAAEDGQHWTYEGPHGQDHWPASYPECGSNAQSPINIQTDSVTFDPELLPLQPHGYEQPGTEPLDLHNNGHTVQLSLPPTLHLEGLPRKYVAAQLHLHWGQKGSPGGSEHKINGEATAAELHIVHYDSESYASLSEAAQQPQGLAVLGILVEVGETENPAYEHILSHLHEIRHKDQRTSVPPFNVRGLLPPLLAQFFRYNGSLTTPPCYQSVLWTVFNRRAQISMGQLEKLQEALFSTEEEPSQLLVQNYRAPQPLNQRIVLASFIQVGSLYTTGEMLSLGVGILVGCLCLLLAVYFIARKIRKKRLGNRKSVVFTSARAAEA, encoded by the exons GTCAACACTGGACATATGAGG GCCCACACGGTCAAGACCATTGGCCAGCCTCTTACCCTGAATGTGGAAGCAATGCCCAGTCCCCCATCAATATCCAGACAGACAGTGTGACTTTTGACCCTGAGTTGCTACCTCTGCAACCCCATGGATATGAACAGCCTGGCACCGAGCCTTTGGACCTGCACAATAATGGCCACACAG TGCAACTCTCACTGCCTCCTACCCTACATCTGGAAGGACTGCCCCGAAAATATGTAGCTGCCCAGCTCCACCTGCACTGGGGTCAGAAAGGATCCCCAGGGGGCTCAGAGCACAAGATCAACGGCGAAGCTACCGCTGCAGAG ctCCACATCGTACATTATGATTCTGAGTCCTACGCTAGCTTGAGTGAAGCTGCTCAGCAGCCCCAAGGCCTGGCTGTCTTGGGCATCCTCGTTGAG GTGGGCGAGACTGAAAACCCAGCTTATGAACACATTCTGAGTCACCTGCATGAAATTAGGCACAAAG ATCAGAGGACCTCAGTGCCCCCCTTCAATGTGAGAGGGCTGCTCCCGCCCCTGCTGGCGCAGTTCTTCCGTTACAATGGCTCACTCACTACACCGCCCTGCTACCAGAGTGTGCTCTGGACAGTCTTCAATCGAAGGGCCCAGATTTCAATGGGACAG CTGGAAAAGCTTCAGGAGGCATTGTTCTCCACCGAAGAGGAGCCGTCTCAGCTCCTGGTACAGAACTACCGAGCCCCCCAGCCTCTCAACCAGCGAATAGTCTTGGCTTCTTTCATCCAAG TGGGATCCTTGTACACCACAG GGGAAATGCTGAGTCTGGGAGTGGGAATCTTGGTTGGCTGCCTCTGCCTTCTGCTGGCTGTTTATTTCATCGCTAGAAAGATTCG GAAGAAGAGACTGGGAAACCGGAAAAGTGTGGTGTTCACCTCAGCACGGGCCGCCGAGGCATAG
- the CA14 gene encoding carbonic anhydrase 14 isoform X3, producing the protein MRVRAELKAYRHPFRPGTSSPGPHGQDHWPASYPECGSNAQSPINIQTDSVTFDPELLPLQPHGYEQPGTEPLDLHNNGHTVQLSLPPTLHLEGLPRKYVAAQLHLHWGQKGSPGGSEHKINGEATAAELHIVHYDSESYASLSEAAQQPQGLAVLGILVEVGETENPAYEHILSHLHEIRHKDQRTSVPPFNVRGLLPPLLAQFFRYNGSLTTPPCYQSVLWTVFNRRAQISMGQLEKLQEALFSTEEEPSQLLVQNYRAPQPLNQRIVLASFIQVGSLYTTGEMLSLGVGILVGCLCLLLAVYFIARKIRKKRLGNRKSVVFTSARAAEA; encoded by the exons ATGAGGGTGAGAGCAGAACTCAAGGCCTACCGACACCCCTTCCGCCCCGGGACCTCTTCACCTG GCCCACACGGTCAAGACCATTGGCCAGCCTCTTACCCTGAATGTGGAAGCAATGCCCAGTCCCCCATCAATATCCAGACAGACAGTGTGACTTTTGACCCTGAGTTGCTACCTCTGCAACCCCATGGATATGAACAGCCTGGCACCGAGCCTTTGGACCTGCACAATAATGGCCACACAG TGCAACTCTCACTGCCTCCTACCCTACATCTGGAAGGACTGCCCCGAAAATATGTAGCTGCCCAGCTCCACCTGCACTGGGGTCAGAAAGGATCCCCAGGGGGCTCAGAGCACAAGATCAACGGCGAAGCTACCGCTGCAGAG ctCCACATCGTACATTATGATTCTGAGTCCTACGCTAGCTTGAGTGAAGCTGCTCAGCAGCCCCAAGGCCTGGCTGTCTTGGGCATCCTCGTTGAG GTGGGCGAGACTGAAAACCCAGCTTATGAACACATTCTGAGTCACCTGCATGAAATTAGGCACAAAG ATCAGAGGACCTCAGTGCCCCCCTTCAATGTGAGAGGGCTGCTCCCGCCCCTGCTGGCGCAGTTCTTCCGTTACAATGGCTCACTCACTACACCGCCCTGCTACCAGAGTGTGCTCTGGACAGTCTTCAATCGAAGGGCCCAGATTTCAATGGGACAG CTGGAAAAGCTTCAGGAGGCATTGTTCTCCACCGAAGAGGAGCCGTCTCAGCTCCTGGTACAGAACTACCGAGCCCCCCAGCCTCTCAACCAGCGAATAGTCTTGGCTTCTTTCATCCAAG TGGGATCCTTGTACACCACAG GGGAAATGCTGAGTCTGGGAGTGGGAATCTTGGTTGGCTGCCTCTGCCTTCTGCTGGCTGTTTATTTCATCGCTAGAAAGATTCG GAAGAAGAGACTGGGAAACCGGAAAAGTGTGGTGTTCACCTCAGCACGGGCCGCCGAGGCATAG